One Actinospica robiniae DSM 44927 genomic region harbors:
- a CDS encoding aminoglycoside N(3)-acetyltransferase yields MEPRGIPLRAQLTHLGLSTGQTVLVHSSLRSVGWIPGGAAALRDLLLDILDPADGTLVVPTQTGSTSVTSSGFAAATAGRSEAEYRAYLDRLPGFDADHSPSEEMGALAEAVRTHPDAWRSPHPITSFAAVGRLAAELMSAHPLHSLLGKESPLGRLYECDALVLLIGVGYDKCTAFHLGENPEIAPERDYRCKIGDSWRRFRAPAHRDEEFAELGTMFESSRPHRVREAQVGAARCRLFPLTEAVDYAAVTLPYLRFAR; encoded by the coding sequence ATGGAGCCACGCGGCATCCCGCTGCGCGCGCAGTTGACGCACCTCGGGCTGAGCACCGGACAGACGGTCCTGGTGCACAGCTCGCTGCGCAGCGTCGGCTGGATCCCTGGCGGCGCCGCGGCGTTGCGCGACCTGCTGCTCGACATCCTCGATCCGGCGGACGGCACGCTGGTGGTGCCGACTCAGACCGGGTCGACCTCGGTCACCTCAAGCGGATTCGCGGCCGCCACCGCCGGCCGGTCCGAGGCCGAGTACCGGGCGTACCTCGACCGGCTGCCCGGCTTCGACGCGGACCACTCCCCCTCGGAGGAGATGGGCGCGCTGGCTGAGGCGGTGCGCACCCACCCGGACGCGTGGCGCAGCCCGCACCCGATCACCTCGTTCGCCGCGGTCGGCCGGCTGGCCGCGGAATTGATGTCGGCACATCCGCTCCATTCTCTGCTGGGCAAGGAATCCCCGCTCGGCCGGCTTTACGAATGCGACGCCCTGGTGCTGTTGATCGGGGTGGGCTACGACAAGTGCACTGCATTCCATCTCGGCGAGAATCCCGAGATCGCGCCGGAACGGGACTACCGGTGCAAGATCGGCGATTCCTGGCGGCGTTTCCGGGCCCCGGCCCATCGCGACGAGGAATTCGCCGAACTGGGCACGATGTTCGAAAGCTCCCGGCCGCACCGGGTGCGCGAGGCGCAGGTCGGCGCGGCCCGCTGCCGGCTGTTCCCGCTGACCGAGGCGGTGGACTACGCCGCGGTGACGCTGCCCTACCTGCGATTCGCGCGCTGA
- a CDS encoding TIR-like protein FxsC, with amino-acid sequence MGSSLRDSAVGPAEGEGVSFGPGFYFSYAHTPPLRGDRSDPDYWIKRFFHELETEVRHLDHRLHGGFVDHRIPAGLDPAEYAAHRLAECRVFVPLYGDNYFESEKCGREWAVFERRRRLRKARTGDDGRSIVPVLWTPSTREQPDCARRVPPARLLENDLYLDLGLYQLIRLYEHEYHEAVLRLAQLIVHRARVEAPPAISPDSHGEVEPAFPGRASPQRPLYIAVAAAVRRTVPRERDPEYYGGNPEEWRPYQPQVAEPLAERAARIAGTLGYSARISVLSTSSPETKMPGPQLESQRQQGPSIVLADPWVFDGFPTSRTALERVDRCRRETVRLMVPWSGSDGETARQRLYLEARVQTTVPWMFRCWRRSLPERLQDLATAEQFDEALLVVIDRARSYFLSTSEPLRNAPLNRYSSRPRLAPAPHEESPP; translated from the coding sequence ATGGGGTCGAGCCTTCGGGATTCCGCGGTCGGCCCCGCTGAGGGCGAAGGCGTCAGTTTCGGACCCGGCTTCTACTTCAGCTACGCGCACACCCCGCCGCTGCGCGGAGACCGCTCCGATCCGGACTACTGGATCAAGCGCTTCTTCCACGAACTCGAGACCGAGGTCCGGCATCTCGACCACCGGCTGCACGGCGGCTTCGTGGACCACCGGATACCGGCCGGCCTGGACCCGGCCGAGTACGCCGCGCACCGGCTGGCCGAATGCCGGGTGTTCGTCCCGCTCTACGGCGACAACTACTTCGAGAGCGAGAAGTGCGGCCGGGAATGGGCCGTGTTCGAGCGCCGGCGCCGGCTGCGCAAGGCCCGCACCGGCGACGACGGACGCTCGATCGTCCCGGTGCTCTGGACCCCGAGCACCCGCGAGCAGCCCGACTGCGCCCGCCGGGTGCCGCCGGCCCGGCTGCTCGAGAACGACCTGTACCTGGATCTCGGGCTCTACCAGCTGATCCGGCTCTACGAGCACGAATACCACGAGGCGGTGCTGCGCCTCGCCCAGCTGATCGTGCACCGCGCCCGGGTCGAGGCGCCGCCGGCGATCTCCCCGGACTCCCACGGCGAGGTCGAGCCCGCCTTCCCCGGCCGGGCCAGTCCGCAGCGCCCGCTGTACATCGCCGTGGCCGCCGCGGTCCGGCGCACCGTGCCGCGGGAACGCGATCCGGAGTACTACGGCGGCAATCCGGAGGAGTGGCGCCCCTACCAGCCGCAGGTCGCGGAGCCGCTGGCCGAGCGCGCGGCCCGGATCGCCGGGACGCTCGGCTACTCCGCCCGGATCAGTGTGCTCTCGACCTCCTCGCCCGAGACGAAGATGCCGGGCCCGCAGCTGGAATCGCAGCGGCAGCAGGGCCCGAGCATCGTGCTGGCCGACCCGTGGGTGTTCGACGGGTTCCCCACCAGCCGCACCGCGCTGGAGCGGGTGGACCGCTGCCGGCGCGAGACCGTGCGGCTGATGGTTCCGTGGAGCGGCAGCGACGGCGAGACCGCCCGGCAGCGGCTCTACCTCGAAGCCCGGGTGCAGACCACGGTGCCGTGGATGTTCCGGTGCTGGCGCCGGTCCCTGCCGGAGCGATTACAGGACCTGGCCACGGCCGAGCAGTTCGACGAGGCCCTGCTCGTGGTGATCGACCGGGCCCGCAGCTACTTCCTGAGCACGAGCGAGCCCCTGCGCAACGCCCCGCTCAACCGCTACTCGAGCCGGCCGAGGCTGGCCCCGGCACCGCACGAGGAGTCCCCGCCGTAG
- a CDS encoding FxsB family cyclophane-forming radical SAM/SPASM peptide maturase, producing MPARSAPFRQFVIKVHSRCDLACDHCYMYEAADQGWRGQPMVMSVATAGAIGDRIAEHAAGAELGLVRVVLHGGEPLLAGAERLGEIIDAIGDPIRQLPSPPRLDLRIHSNGVRLDETLCDLFAKHHVKVGISLDGDRVANDLHRRYANGRSSHAQVLDALALLRTPRYRHLYAGILCTIDLRNDPVSVYHALAAEQPPRIDLLLPHATWDVPPPRPDGIARPSTAADPAYARWLLSVYEAWDADGRPFGIRIFDSIRSTLHGGPPLTEALGLAPSDVLVIETDGAIEQADSLKVAFDGAVDTGLNVHRDPLSAASAHAQIAARQDGPTALSAQCRSCPALASCGGGLYAHRYKSAAASADDPAAAFRNPTVYCADLLHLVSDLHDRESRDATSMPRLSLHSDQLDQLAAGYGGAEALRQLGAGQASVNRALLAGVGAALADQHSEAARAWELLLALDAAHPEAVAEAVAHPFFRPWALDVLDDPVAAHPAPLIGYALTAASLAGQPAELPVPPDSTGIDLPGIGRIAVVEAVAGLESGGAPRALIEAARYLGDGVSVPRVLLEDLDPSRDCFHTPLVPRLSEDELDRWREAFAQAWRLIEQQYPEYAPALAGALRALVPLPPALDGHAVSGTARQAFGALGLALPEDPRVLALLLIHEFQHVKLGAVLDLYDLYDEADTRLYYAPWREDPRPLEGLLQGTYAHVAVIDYWLRRIESDEAAQIHFARWRAQTWAALDVLEDSGSLTALGSQFVAGLRATVTPWLEVPVSEAAHEAAVHTSSAHRAAFESGAPATAAARLS from the coding sequence GTGCCCGCCCGCTCCGCCCCCTTCCGCCAGTTCGTGATCAAGGTGCATTCGCGCTGCGACCTGGCGTGCGACCACTGTTATATGTACGAGGCGGCCGACCAGGGCTGGCGCGGCCAGCCGATGGTGATGAGCGTCGCGACGGCCGGGGCCATCGGGGACCGGATCGCCGAGCACGCGGCCGGCGCCGAGCTGGGGCTGGTCCGGGTGGTGCTGCACGGCGGCGAGCCGCTGCTGGCCGGGGCCGAGCGGCTCGGCGAGATCATCGACGCGATCGGCGATCCGATCCGGCAGCTGCCCTCCCCGCCCCGGCTGGACCTGCGTATCCACAGCAACGGGGTGCGCCTCGACGAGACGCTGTGCGACCTGTTCGCCAAGCACCACGTCAAGGTGGGCATCTCCCTCGACGGCGACCGCGTGGCCAACGACCTGCACCGCCGCTACGCCAACGGACGCTCGAGCCATGCCCAGGTGCTCGACGCCCTGGCCCTGCTGCGTACGCCGCGCTACCGGCACCTGTACGCCGGGATCCTGTGCACCATCGACCTGCGCAACGACCCCGTCTCGGTCTACCATGCCCTGGCCGCCGAGCAGCCGCCGCGGATCGACCTGCTGCTGCCGCACGCCACCTGGGATGTCCCGCCCCCGCGCCCGGACGGCATCGCCCGTCCGTCCACGGCCGCGGACCCGGCCTACGCGCGATGGCTGCTGAGCGTGTACGAGGCCTGGGACGCCGACGGCCGGCCCTTCGGCATCCGGATCTTCGACTCGATCCGCTCCACGCTGCACGGCGGCCCGCCGCTGACCGAGGCCCTGGGCCTGGCCCCGAGCGACGTGCTGGTCATCGAGACGGACGGCGCCATCGAGCAGGCGGACTCGCTCAAGGTCGCTTTCGACGGGGCCGTGGACACCGGCCTCAACGTCCACCGCGATCCGCTCAGTGCCGCCTCCGCGCACGCGCAGATCGCCGCGCGGCAGGACGGCCCGACGGCGCTCAGCGCGCAGTGCCGGTCCTGTCCGGCGCTGGCCAGCTGTGGCGGCGGGCTCTACGCCCACCGCTACAAGTCCGCGGCCGCCTCCGCCGACGATCCGGCCGCCGCCTTCCGCAATCCCACGGTCTACTGCGCCGACCTGCTCCACCTCGTCTCCGACCTCCACGACCGAGAAAGCCGCGACGCCACCTCCATGCCACGGCTCAGCCTGCACTCCGATCAACTCGACCAGCTCGCCGCCGGGTACGGCGGAGCCGAAGCGCTGCGCCAGCTGGGCGCGGGCCAGGCCAGCGTCAACCGGGCCCTGCTGGCCGGGGTCGGGGCCGCCCTCGCCGACCAGCACTCCGAAGCGGCCCGGGCCTGGGAACTGCTCCTCGCCCTCGACGCCGCGCATCCGGAGGCGGTGGCCGAGGCCGTCGCGCACCCTTTCTTCCGTCCCTGGGCGCTGGATGTGCTCGACGATCCGGTGGCCGCGCACCCCGCCCCGCTGATCGGGTACGCGCTGACCGCCGCGTCGCTGGCAGGGCAGCCGGCCGAGCTCCCGGTGCCGCCCGACTCCACCGGCATCGATCTGCCGGGCATCGGCCGGATCGCCGTGGTGGAGGCAGTCGCAGGGCTGGAATCCGGCGGTGCGCCGCGCGCTTTGATCGAGGCGGCGCGCTACCTGGGCGACGGCGTATCCGTGCCGCGGGTGCTGCTCGAAGACCTCGACCCGAGCCGCGACTGCTTCCACACGCCGCTGGTGCCACGGCTCTCCGAGGACGAGCTCGATCGCTGGCGCGAGGCCTTCGCCCAAGCCTGGCGGTTGATCGAGCAGCAGTACCCGGAGTACGCCCCGGCCCTCGCCGGCGCGCTGCGCGCCCTGGTGCCGCTGCCGCCCGCGCTGGACGGGCACGCCGTCAGCGGCACCGCGCGGCAGGCGTTCGGCGCGCTCGGACTCGCCCTGCCCGAGGACCCGCGCGTCCTCGCCCTCCTGCTCATCCACGAGTTCCAGCACGTGAAGCTGGGCGCCGTGCTCGATCTCTACGACCTCTACGACGAGGCCGACACACGGCTCTACTATGCGCCCTGGCGCGAGGATCCGCGCCCGCTCGAAGGCCTGCTCCAGGGCACGTACGCCCACGTCGCAGTGATCGACTACTGGCTGCGGCGGATCGAGAGCGACGAGGCCGCGCAGATCCACTTCGCCCGCTGGCGCGCCCAGACCTGGGCCGCTCTGGACGTACTCGAGGACTCCGGCTCGCTGACCGCGCTCGGATCGCAGTTCGTCGCCGGGCTGCGCGCCACCGTGACGCCGTGGCTGGAGGTGCCTGTCTCCGAAGCGGCGCACGAGGCCGCGGTACACACCAGCTCCGCCCACCGCGCCGCTTTCGAATCAGGCGCGCCCGCCACTGCGGCGGCCCGTCTTAGCTAA
- the fxsT gene encoding FxSxx-COOH system tetratricopeptide repeat protein — MSARKPGQVVTFYSYKGGTGRTMSLANIAWILAANGKRVLMVDWDLESPGLHRYFAKSLLDPDALAATKGVVNMVREFEDSAAETPEEQRGSNFYRDLARVSDYAIAIRWPFPDGGALHYMSAGLQNRSYSSAVASLDWERFYEHLGGGELFNAFRADMRANYDYALIDSRTGLSDVADICTLHLPDVIVDCFTLNNQGLEGALTVAGGVAKFTNHPIRLLAVPMRVDEAEKNKADAGRAAARERFADLKIEELASPRYWGQVEIPYVPFYSYEETLATFADSPNDRHTLLDAYLRLTAVLTEGEVREVPEMDDVARKLVLAEVSRLQPSRQEQLAIAYVAEDRLWAEWVEAVYLQEGFDARIVPLFDDPATRPVIEPNTRIVALMSAETTRNPGAMIQLRSWSNTGQLSVVALSELRSDSRLAAASTCELYGVTDPAAAAAQLLRLVGVPEPEAVQARLPEGHRYPTGHPRIWNVSARYTVFTGRDEAMERLRQQIVGGSATVILPVALHGLGGVGKTQLAQEYALRFSADYDLVWWISAESTEFIDEALAGLARRLHLPGSGESITEDSQLVREVLRRGEAGRWLLIYDNATDPSKLQPFLPSGTSGHVLITSRNQAWAQRAVPLEVDVFTAAESIEHLTHTVNGLSDRDALRLAELVGHLPLAVQSASAWLSTTGTPVEQYIQQLSEQITRVLETPPEDYPVSVAATWTIALQDLEERRPAAARLLELCAFMNPDGISTHSMIYTNAMLDTLRKFDRSLVDIGMIGIVVAEPVRLSLLQLDQAARELRIHRLVQEVIKARMTGSKQDEVVHAVHGILAAARPQSGDTDDPENWPQYALLWPHMTPSRAMDCDEGPVRQLLIDRIRYLWKRGEYQNALESGERLEERWLDRIDELGGLQTDPGGVLYQQLLVLRNLLASIMRLQGDFNRAYQIDSDVLAEQERLFGPEHPHTLLSHLCIAGDLRGLGRFQDALDSDLATYERHRRVYPEGDARLLGAANNLAVNFRLLGDCYKALELDESTYIQRRSTLGPKHPYTLYSSSNLARDLRDAGQYTQSTDVLRAALADYREAVGDTSPETLRTAKSLAVSLRKAGELAESATLARETYDRYRGEFGDTNPDLQSCALVYAAALSAVGEHGTAKELCLTVLGRYEEQLGAQHPYTLCCLNNLSTYVRKSNDFEEALDLARRAFEGLNTLLGDHHPYTLIAAANVANSLVDLGDLRPASTLEDESARKLAGVLRPKHPDVLAIESNHAATLENLGHTAESAHLRSRVVADMEVTLGHQHFNTRAARQSQRLDWDLEPQPI; from the coding sequence ATGAGCGCACGCAAGCCGGGTCAGGTCGTCACCTTCTACTCGTACAAGGGCGGCACCGGCCGCACCATGTCGCTGGCCAACATCGCCTGGATCCTGGCCGCGAACGGCAAGCGGGTGCTGATGGTGGACTGGGACCTGGAATCCCCCGGGCTGCACCGGTACTTCGCCAAGTCGCTGCTCGACCCGGACGCCCTGGCCGCGACCAAGGGCGTGGTCAACATGGTGCGCGAGTTCGAGGACTCGGCCGCGGAGACACCGGAGGAGCAGCGCGGCTCGAACTTCTACCGCGACCTGGCCCGGGTCAGCGACTACGCGATCGCCATCCGCTGGCCCTTCCCCGACGGCGGCGCGCTGCACTACATGTCGGCCGGCCTGCAGAACCGCAGCTACTCCAGCGCGGTGGCCAGTCTGGACTGGGAGCGCTTCTACGAGCACCTCGGCGGCGGAGAGCTGTTCAACGCCTTCCGCGCGGACATGAGGGCGAACTACGACTACGCGCTGATCGACAGCCGCACCGGCCTGAGCGACGTCGCGGACATCTGCACCCTGCACCTGCCCGACGTCATCGTGGACTGCTTCACCCTGAACAACCAGGGCCTGGAGGGCGCGCTGACCGTGGCCGGCGGGGTCGCGAAGTTCACCAACCACCCGATCCGGCTGCTGGCCGTGCCGATGCGGGTGGACGAGGCGGAGAAGAACAAGGCCGACGCCGGCCGGGCGGCGGCCCGCGAGCGCTTCGCCGACCTGAAGATAGAGGAGCTCGCCTCGCCCCGGTACTGGGGCCAGGTCGAGATCCCGTACGTGCCCTTCTACAGCTACGAAGAGACCCTGGCCACCTTCGCCGACAGCCCCAACGACCGGCACACCCTGCTCGACGCCTACCTCAGGCTGACCGCCGTGCTGACCGAAGGCGAGGTGCGCGAGGTGCCCGAGATGGACGACGTGGCCCGGAAACTGGTGCTGGCCGAGGTATCCCGGCTCCAGCCGAGCCGGCAGGAGCAGCTGGCCATCGCGTACGTCGCGGAGGACCGGCTGTGGGCCGAGTGGGTCGAGGCGGTCTACCTGCAGGAGGGCTTCGACGCCCGGATCGTCCCGCTGTTCGACGACCCGGCCACCCGGCCGGTGATCGAGCCGAACACCCGGATCGTCGCGCTGATGTCGGCCGAGACCACCCGCAACCCCGGCGCCATGATCCAGCTGCGTTCGTGGTCGAACACCGGGCAGCTGTCCGTGGTCGCGCTCTCCGAGCTGCGCTCCGACTCCCGGCTGGCCGCGGCCTCGACCTGCGAGCTCTACGGGGTGACCGATCCGGCCGCCGCGGCCGCGCAGCTGCTGCGGCTGGTCGGCGTGCCCGAGCCGGAGGCCGTTCAGGCCCGGCTGCCCGAGGGCCACCGCTACCCGACCGGGCACCCGCGGATCTGGAACGTCAGCGCCCGCTACACCGTCTTCACCGGCCGCGACGAGGCGATGGAGCGGCTGCGCCAGCAGATCGTGGGCGGGTCGGCGACGGTGATCCTGCCGGTGGCGCTGCACGGCCTCGGCGGCGTCGGCAAGACCCAGCTGGCCCAGGAATACGCGCTGCGCTTCAGCGCCGACTACGACCTGGTGTGGTGGATCAGCGCCGAGTCCACCGAGTTCATCGACGAGGCCCTGGCCGGCCTGGCCCGGCGGCTGCACCTGCCCGGCTCCGGCGAGTCGATCACCGAGGACTCGCAGCTGGTGCGCGAGGTGCTGCGGCGCGGGGAGGCGGGACGCTGGCTGCTGATCTACGACAACGCCACCGACCCGTCCAAGCTCCAGCCGTTCCTGCCCAGCGGCACCTCGGGGCACGTGCTGATCACCTCGCGCAACCAGGCCTGGGCGCAGCGGGCGGTGCCGCTGGAGGTGGACGTGTTCACCGCCGCGGAGAGCATCGAGCACCTGACCCACACCGTCAACGGCCTGAGCGACCGCGACGCGCTGCGGCTGGCCGAGCTGGTCGGCCACCTGCCGCTGGCGGTGCAGAGCGCCAGCGCCTGGCTGAGCACCACCGGCACGCCGGTGGAGCAGTACATCCAGCAGCTGTCCGAGCAGATCACCCGGGTGCTCGAGACGCCGCCGGAGGACTACCCGGTGTCGGTGGCGGCGACCTGGACCATCGCGCTGCAGGACCTGGAGGAGCGGCGGCCGGCGGCGGCGCGGCTGCTCGAGCTGTGCGCGTTCATGAACCCGGACGGGATCTCGACGCACTCGATGATCTACACCAACGCGATGCTCGACACCCTGCGCAAGTTCGACCGCTCGCTCGTGGACATCGGCATGATCGGCATCGTGGTGGCCGAGCCGGTGCGCCTGAGCCTGCTCCAGCTCGACCAGGCGGCCCGCGAGCTGCGCATCCACCGGCTGGTCCAGGAGGTCATCAAGGCCCGGATGACCGGGTCGAAGCAGGACGAGGTGGTGCACGCCGTGCACGGCATCCTCGCCGCGGCGCGCCCGCAGTCCGGGGACACCGACGACCCGGAGAACTGGCCGCAGTACGCGCTGCTGTGGCCGCACATGACCCCGTCGAGGGCGATGGACTGCGACGAGGGCCCGGTACGCCAGCTGCTGATCGACCGCATCAGGTATCTGTGGAAGCGCGGCGAGTACCAGAACGCGCTGGAGTCCGGCGAGCGGCTCGAGGAACGCTGGCTGGACCGGATCGACGAGCTCGGCGGCCTGCAGACGGACCCGGGCGGCGTGCTCTACCAGCAGCTGCTGGTGCTGCGGAACCTGCTGGCGAGCATCATGCGGCTGCAGGGCGACTTCAACCGGGCCTACCAGATCGACTCGGACGTGCTGGCCGAGCAGGAGCGGCTGTTCGGCCCGGAGCACCCGCACACGCTGCTGAGCCACCTGTGCATCGCCGGCGACCTGCGCGGCCTCGGCCGGTTCCAGGACGCGCTGGACAGCGACCTGGCGACCTACGAGCGCCACCGCCGGGTCTACCCCGAGGGCGACGCGCGGCTGCTCGGCGCGGCGAACAACCTGGCGGTCAACTTCCGTCTGCTGGGCGACTGCTACAAGGCGCTGGAGCTGGATGAGAGCACGTACATCCAGCGCCGCTCCACCCTCGGCCCGAAGCACCCGTACACGCTGTATTCGAGCTCGAACCTGGCCCGCGACCTGCGCGACGCCGGCCAGTACACGCAGTCCACGGACGTGCTGCGGGCGGCCTTGGCGGACTACCGCGAGGCGGTCGGGGACACCAGCCCGGAGACGCTGCGCACGGCCAAGAGCCTGGCCGTGTCACTGCGCAAGGCCGGCGAACTGGCCGAGTCGGCGACGCTCGCCCGCGAGACCTACGACCGCTACCGCGGCGAGTTCGGCGACACGAACCCGGACCTGCAGTCCTGCGCCCTGGTCTACGCCGCGGCGCTGTCCGCGGTGGGCGAGCACGGCACCGCGAAGGAGCTGTGCCTGACCGTGCTGGGCCGTTATGAGGAGCAGCTCGGCGCGCAGCACCCGTACACGCTGTGCTGCCTCAACAACCTGTCCACCTACGTGCGCAAGTCGAACGACTTCGAGGAGGCGCTGGATCTGGCCCGCCGGGCCTTCGAGGGCCTGAACACGCTGCTCGGCGATCACCACCCGTACACGCTGATCGCGGCCGCGAACGTGGCCAACAGCCTCGTCGACCTCGGCGACCTGCGCCCCGCCTCCACGCTGGAGGACGAGTCGGCGCGGAAGCTGGCCGGCGTGCTGCGGCCCAAGCACCCGGACGTACTGGCGATCGAGTCCAACCACGCGGCCACCCTGGAGAACCTCGGCCACACCGCCGAGTCGGCCCACCTGCGCAGCCGCGTGGTGGCCGACATGGAGGTCACCCTGGGCCACCAGCACTTCAACACCCGGGCGGCCCGGCAGTCGCAGCGGCTGGACTGGGATCTGGAGCCGCAGCCGATCTAA